From the genome of Flavobacterium ovatum, one region includes:
- the rsfS gene encoding ribosome silencing factor, with product MAKKTVNNDDLLANIIKGIEEVKGNDIDILDLRDIDTSVCDYFIICNGNSNTQVNAIVNSIQKTVSKELKDKPWHIEGTDNAEWVLMDYVNIVVHVFQKHIREYYNIESLWGDAKITTIENKY from the coding sequence ATGGCAAAAAAAACAGTAAATAATGATGATCTCTTAGCGAACATCATAAAAGGAATAGAAGAAGTAAAAGGTAATGACATAGATATTCTTGATTTAAGAGATATAGATACTTCCGTTTGTGATTATTTTATTATTTGTAACGGAAATTCAAATACTCAGGTTAACGCCATTGTAAACTCCATCCAAAAAACAGTATCTAAGGAACTAAAAGATAAGCCATGGCATATCGAGGGAACAGATAACGCTGAGTGGGTTCTTATGGATTATGTTAATATTGTAGTACATGTTTTCCAAAAACATATCAGAGAATATTATAATATTGAAAGTCTATGGGGCGATGCTAAAATCACTACTATAGAAAACAAATACTAA
- the pyrE gene encoding orotate phosphoribosyltransferase: MIFNKETAEKTAELLLQINAIKLNPGNPFTWASGWKSPIYCDNRLILSFPAIRNYVRDEFSKNIEKQFGKPDVIAGVATGAIGIGMLVAESLGLPFVYVRPEAKKHGRQNQVEGFLQKGQNVVVVEDLISTGNSSLMAVEALRAAGANIKGMAAIFTYGFDVAEQNFKSANIDLYTLSNYQNLLNLAVAKSYITEKEETTLREWSVTPSTWNVVIEK; encoded by the coding sequence ATGATTTTTAATAAAGAAACAGCCGAAAAGACAGCCGAATTGCTTTTACAAATAAATGCAATTAAATTGAATCCAGGAAATCCTTTTACATGGGCTTCAGGATGGAAATCGCCAATTTATTGCGATAATAGATTAATTCTATCCTTTCCAGCCATAAGAAATTATGTAAGAGATGAATTTTCTAAGAACATTGAAAAACAATTTGGAAAACCTGATGTTATTGCTGGTGTTGCAACTGGAGCCATAGGAATTGGTATGCTCGTTGCCGAAAGCTTGGGGTTACCATTTGTATATGTGCGACCAGAAGCTAAAAAGCATGGTCGTCAAAACCAAGTGGAAGGTTTTTTACAAAAAGGACAAAATGTTGTTGTTGTAGAAGATTTAATCAGTACTGGAAACAGTAGTTTGATGGCAGTAGAAGCCTTAAGAGCTGCTGGCGCAAACATTAAAGGGATGGCAGCAATTTTTACTTATGGTTTTGATGTTGCGGAACAAAACTTTAAATCGGCAAATATTGATTTATATACACTGAGTAACTACCAAAATTTATTAAATCTTGCGGTAGCTAAAAGTTATATTACAGAGAAAGAAGAGACCACTTTGAGAGAATGGAGCGTTACCCCATCAACATGGAATGTAGTCATAGAAAAATAA
- a CDS encoding PASTA domain-containing protein translates to MSLPKYLTSRVFFVQAFLALLIIVVLGYLLMHWLTFTTDHGNEITVPNLSKLTEEQVEEKLDELDLAYILLDSMDYRSDYPKYSVVQQDPLPGAKVKVGRKVYIKINSSGFSSVKIPDLIEKTYREAVPTLRALGLEEGTITYIPNLGKDMVLEMRCKGRNISPGDKVLKGSKIDLVLGDGKASYEESIPTDSIANPTSEMPNEQ, encoded by the coding sequence ATGAGTTTACCTAAATACCTTACTAGCCGAGTATTTTTTGTACAAGCTTTTTTGGCACTTTTGATTATTGTAGTTTTGGGATATTTGTTGATGCATTGGCTGACTTTTACCACGGATCATGGGAATGAGATCACGGTTCCTAATTTGAGTAAGTTGACTGAGGAGCAGGTTGAGGAAAAATTGGACGAATTGGATTTGGCCTATATACTTTTGGATAGTATGGATTATAGAAGTGATTATCCAAAATACAGTGTGGTGCAACAAGATCCATTGCCTGGTGCAAAGGTGAAAGTGGGAAGAAAAGTATATATTAAAATCAATTCTTCAGGGTTTTCATCAGTGAAAATTCCAGATTTAATTGAGAAAACGTATAGAGAAGCGGTACCGACATTGAGAGCTTTGGGTCTTGAGGAAGGAACGATTACCTATATACCGAATTTAGGAAAAGATATGGTGCTGGAAATGCGTTGTAAAGGACGCAATATAAGCCCAGGAGATAAAGTATTGAAGGGTTCTAAGATTGATTTAGTTTTAGGAGACGGAAAAGCGAGTTACGAAGAGAGTATACCAACGGATAGCATAGCTAATCCAACAAGTGAAATGCCAAATGAACAATAA
- a CDS encoding SRPBCC family protein produces MNLKSPKVTVEKSAQELFNLLTDVHNFKKLMPENIAKFEVVENESFIFGLKGMPEIHLKIKEKTAPNKIVLVAASGKLPFTLVANIDSISDNSSAIKFDFEGEFNAMMAMMVKGPISKLIETLAGNMGKL; encoded by the coding sequence ATGAATCTAAAAAGCCCAAAAGTAACTGTTGAAAAATCAGCTCAAGAATTATTTAATTTGTTGACAGATGTCCACAATTTTAAAAAATTAATGCCTGAAAACATCGCTAAATTTGAAGTAGTTGAAAATGAATCTTTTATTTTTGGCCTGAAAGGTATGCCTGAAATCCATCTTAAAATAAAAGAAAAAACTGCTCCAAATAAAATTGTATTAGTGGCTGCATCAGGAAAACTACCGTTTACTTTAGTAGCTAACATTGATAGTATTTCTGATAACTCAAGTGCTATTAAATTTGATTTTGAAGGCGAATTTAACGCCATGATGGCAATGATGGTTAAAGGTCCTATTAGTAAATTAATTGAAACATTGGCTGGTAATATGGGTAAACTATAA
- a CDS encoding RluA family pseudouridine synthase, whose protein sequence is MNNNIESVDLEEELFEHHRFEVTKGQTPLRIDKYLMGLIQNATRNKIQIAATEGNIFANDIPVKSNYKVKPFDVVTVMLTHPPYENHVLPENIPLNIEYEDDVLLLVNKEPGLVVHPGHGNYTGTLVNALAFHFENLPMNSSERPGLVHRIDKDTSGLLVIAKTEAAMTHLAKQFEAKTTEREYVALVWGNIDEESGTIEGNLARHLKDRMQMAVFADPEIGKPAITHYKVLERFGYVTLVSCVLETGRTHQIRAHMKHIGHPIFNDERYGGHLILKGTTFTKYKQFIDNCFKILPRQALHAKTLGFVHPTTKEHMRFDTELPQDFHDCIEKWRGYSKSHSVDEEE, encoded by the coding sequence ATGAACAATAATATAGAGTCGGTTGATTTAGAAGAAGAATTATTTGAACACCATCGATTTGAGGTGACTAAAGGTCAGACACCGTTGAGAATTGATAAATATTTGATGGGATTAATCCAAAATGCAACTCGAAATAAAATTCAGATTGCCGCTACGGAAGGAAACATTTTTGCGAATGATATTCCAGTAAAATCCAATTACAAAGTAAAACCATTTGATGTTGTGACGGTGATGTTGACACATCCGCCGTATGAAAATCATGTTTTACCAGAAAATATTCCTTTGAATATTGAATATGAGGATGATGTTTTATTGCTTGTAAACAAAGAACCAGGATTGGTAGTACACCCTGGTCACGGAAATTATACGGGGACTCTTGTGAATGCTTTGGCTTTTCATTTTGAGAATTTGCCGATGAATAGCAGCGAGCGTCCAGGATTAGTACATCGTATTGATAAGGATACTTCTGGTTTGCTTGTTATTGCTAAAACAGAGGCTGCAATGACGCATTTGGCGAAACAATTTGAGGCTAAAACTACCGAAAGAGAATATGTAGCCCTTGTTTGGGGAAATATAGATGAAGAAAGTGGAACAATAGAAGGAAACTTGGCTCGACACTTGAAAGACCGTATGCAAATGGCAGTTTTTGCTGATCCAGAAATAGGTAAACCAGCGATTACACATTACAAAGTGTTGGAACGTTTTGGTTATGTGACTTTGGTTTCTTGTGTTTTGGAAACGGGACGTACGCACCAGATTCGTGCTCATATGAAACACATTGGTCATCCTATTTTTAATGATGAGCGCTATGGTGGTCATTTGATTCTAAAAGGGACTACGTTTACCAAATACAAACAGTTTATTGATAATTGCTTTAAGATATTACCAAGACAAGCCTTACACGCTAAAACCTTAGGGTTTGTTCATCCTACGACGAAAGAACATATGCGTTTTGATACCGAATTACCACAAGATTTTCATGATTGTATTGAAAAGTGGAGAGGGTACTCTAAGTCGCATTCTGTTGATGAGGAAGAATAA
- the coaD gene encoding pantetheine-phosphate adenylyltransferase, translating to MRKAIFPGSFDPITLGHEDIIKRAIPLFDEIVIAIGVNAEKKYMFSLKERIRFIEETFKDEPKISVISYEGLTIELCQKINADFILRGLRNPADFEFEKAIAHTNRDLSKIETVFLLTAASTSYISSSIVRDVIRHGGEYQKLVPKAVIVSKK from the coding sequence ATGAGAAAAGCCATATTCCCCGGTTCCTTTGACCCCATAACCCTCGGTCATGAAGACATCATTAAAAGAGCCATTCCACTTTTTGACGAAATCGTGATTGCCATTGGTGTCAATGCCGAAAAAAAATACATGTTCTCACTCAAAGAAAGAATCCGTTTCATTGAGGAAACCTTCAAAGACGAACCTAAAATCTCTGTGATTTCCTACGAAGGATTGACCATAGAATTATGTCAAAAAATAAATGCCGATTTTATTCTTCGTGGTTTACGCAATCCCGCCGACTTTGAATTCGAAAAAGCCATCGCACATACCAATAGGGATTTATCAAAAATAGAAACAGTCTTTTTATTGACCGCTGCCAGCACTTCTTATATTAGTTCGAGCATTGTGCGTGACGTAATTAGACATGGCGGAGAGTATCAAAAACTAGTTCCGAAAGCAGTTATAGTAAGCAAAAAATAA
- a CDS encoding D-alanine--D-alanine ligase: MKNIAIIMGGYSSEYKISLISGNVVYQNLDKTKYNPFRIHIFKEKWVYVDADDNEYSIDKNDFSTTVDGTKITFDCVFNAIHGTPGEDGLMQAYFELINMPQTACDYYQAALTFNKRDLLSVLKPYGIKTAISYYLNLGDEINIDEIIKKVGLPCFVKPNKAGSSFGISKVKTIEELPTAIETAYKEDNEIIIESFLDGTEVSVGVINYKGTVTVLPMTEIVSENDFFDYEAKYLGKSQEITPARISDEMTEKVGAIAKRAYEVLKMKGFSRSEFIIVNDEPHMLEMNTIPGMTNESLLPQQAAVAGISLQDLFGNAIELAIN, encoded by the coding sequence ATGAAAAATATTGCCATCATCATGGGCGGTTATTCAAGCGAATACAAAATCTCCTTGATTAGCGGAAACGTAGTTTATCAAAATTTAGATAAAACCAAATACAATCCATTTCGCATACACATCTTCAAAGAAAAATGGGTCTATGTCGATGCAGACGATAATGAATACTCAATCGACAAAAACGATTTCTCAACAACCGTAGATGGGACCAAAATCACTTTCGACTGTGTTTTCAATGCCATCCACGGCACACCAGGCGAGGATGGATTGATGCAAGCCTATTTTGAATTAATCAACATGCCACAAACTGCATGCGATTATTACCAAGCTGCACTGACTTTCAACAAAAGAGATTTATTGTCGGTTCTAAAACCATACGGAATCAAAACAGCTATTTCTTATTACCTAAATTTGGGTGATGAAATCAATATTGACGAAATCATCAAAAAAGTTGGCTTACCTTGTTTCGTAAAACCAAACAAAGCGGGCTCTAGCTTTGGAATTTCAAAAGTAAAAACGATTGAAGAACTGCCAACAGCAATCGAAACAGCTTACAAAGAAGATAACGAAATCATCATCGAAAGCTTCCTTGACGGAACCGAAGTTTCTGTAGGTGTAATCAACTACAAAGGAACGGTAACCGTGCTTCCAATGACCGAAATCGTGTCCGAAAATGATTTCTTTGACTACGAAGCCAAATACCTGGGGAAATCGCAAGAAATCACTCCAGCCAGAATTTCAGATGAAATGACCGAAAAAGTAGGAGCCATCGCCAAACGTGCTTATGAAGTTTTAAAAATGAAAGGATTCTCCCGTTCAGAATTCATCATCGTAAACGACGAACCACACATGCTAGAAATGAACACCATTCCTGGAATGACAAACGAAAGTTTACTACCGCAACAAGCCGCAGTAGCGGGGATTTCATTACAAGATTTGTTTGGTAATGCGATTGAATTGGCGATAAACTAA
- a CDS encoding PhnA domain-containing protein, whose translation MSIDRELNKRSGSQCELCAATENLKVYAVLPTQKGGLDESIFACSTCIDQIETPGNEDLNHWRCLNDSMWSEHIPVQVVAWRMLSRLRSTGWPQELLEQMYFDEDTLAWAQATGEGEEDENKIIHRDSNGVILEHGDSVVLIKDLKVKGSSMVAKQGTAVRNIRLDHENAEYIEGKVDGQTIVIITQYVKKT comes from the coding sequence ATGAGCATAGATAGAGAATTAAACAAACGCAGTGGATCCCAATGCGAACTTTGCGCCGCAACAGAAAACCTTAAAGTATACGCCGTATTACCAACTCAAAAAGGAGGACTAGACGAAAGTATTTTTGCTTGTTCAACCTGTATTGACCAAATTGAAACCCCAGGAAACGAAGACCTAAACCACTGGAGATGTCTTAATGACAGCATGTGGAGCGAGCACATTCCCGTTCAGGTTGTAGCATGGAGAATGTTGAGCCGTTTGCGTTCAACAGGATGGCCACAGGAATTATTGGAACAAATGTATTTTGACGAAGATACTTTGGCTTGGGCACAAGCTACAGGTGAAGGCGAAGAAGACGAAAACAAAATCATTCACCGTGACAGTAACGGAGTGATCCTAGAACACGGAGATTCTGTAGTTTTGATCAAGGATTTAAAAGTAAAAGGTTCTAGCATGGTTGCCAAACAAGGAACAGCAGTAAGGAACATCCGCTTAGACCACGAAAACGCCGAATACATTGAAGGAAAAGTAGATGGCCAAACGATTGTGATTATAACGCAATACGTAAAGAAAACTTAG
- a CDS encoding biotin--[acetyl-CoA-carboxylase] ligase yields MKLIKLNAIDSTNDFLKALIIKEKVENFTVVTTERQTNGKGQMGSIWETEEGKNLIMSVFVKDSISGVDEIFNLNVTVAVSIIQALETFKIPQLSIKWPNDIMSYQFKIGGILIENSLKPDGNVHSVIGLGLNVNQIKFDHLPKASSLSVICKKEFDKVAILQAIIEKIKENVILLSENPLTIWKTYSGLLFKVGIPMAFKNSRTHQNFMGIIQGVDSNGQLQVQLVDDSIANYGVKEIQMLY; encoded by the coding sequence ATGAAACTAATCAAACTCAATGCCATAGATTCTACAAATGATTTTCTCAAAGCCTTAATAATAAAGGAAAAGGTTGAAAACTTCACCGTTGTTACAACCGAAAGACAGACAAATGGAAAAGGACAAATGGGGTCTATTTGGGAAACAGAAGAGGGTAAGAATCTCATAATGAGTGTTTTTGTTAAGGATTCTATTTCAGGTGTTGATGAGATATTTAATTTAAATGTAACCGTTGCAGTTTCCATAATTCAAGCCCTAGAAACTTTTAAGATCCCTCAATTGAGTATTAAATGGCCTAACGACATTATGTCATATCAATTTAAAATAGGTGGCATTTTAATAGAAAATAGCCTAAAGCCAGATGGAAACGTTCATTCTGTTATCGGTTTGGGGTTGAATGTTAATCAAATTAAATTTGATCATTTACCCAAAGCTTCCTCTTTATCGGTAATTTGTAAAAAGGAATTTGATAAAGTGGCCATTTTACAAGCGATTATTGAAAAAATAAAAGAAAACGTAATACTCCTTTCTGAAAATCCACTAACAATTTGGAAGACCTATTCGGGTTTACTATTCAAAGTAGGAATTCCAATGGCTTTTAAAAATAGTAGAACTCACCAAAATTTTATGGGTATTATCCAAGGTGTTGATTCAAATGGTCAACTTCAAGTACAATTAGTAGATGACAGTATTGCAAACTACGGAGTTAAAGAAATTCAAATGCTATATTAG
- a CDS encoding aldo/keto reductase, with protein MNTLQLGLGTAAIGRPLYINIQNKEREPFDLENFKSKGIAVLEIAYKKGIRYYDTAPGYGLAEQLLLDWVKTKNDPMIEVATKWGYVYTANFDPSATIHEVKDHSLEQLIKQWEVSKELLPNLTTLQIHSATFDTGVLENEAVLQKLAQIKSDYDIRIGITTSGDNQVDVLKKAMEINIDNQPLFDVFQVTYNILEQSLSSILDILKEKGSRIIIKEGLANGRLLPNTNFPHYQKMYGLLEQLATKYRVGIDAVALRFCMQTTEPFMILSGAGDTHQLQENWKVNDFKLSDEELKQLQFFGVKSTDYWSERKQLEWN; from the coding sequence ATGAATACACTTCAATTAGGATTAGGAACGGCAGCCATAGGTCGCCCTTTATATATAAATATCCAAAATAAAGAAAGAGAACCTTTTGACTTAGAAAACTTCAAATCCAAAGGAATTGCCGTTTTGGAAATCGCTTATAAAAAAGGGATTCGCTATTACGACACCGCTCCTGGGTATGGACTGGCAGAACAATTATTGCTGGATTGGGTAAAAACTAAGAATGATCCAATGATAGAAGTAGCGACCAAGTGGGGCTATGTTTATACCGCTAATTTTGATCCTAGCGCAACTATTCATGAAGTGAAAGATCACAGCTTAGAACAACTGATCAAACAATGGGAAGTTTCGAAGGAATTGTTACCAAACCTCACCACTTTACAAATTCATTCCGCCACTTTTGACACAGGAGTTTTAGAAAACGAAGCTGTTTTACAAAAATTAGCCCAAATAAAATCAGACTATGATATCCGAATTGGAATAACGACTTCAGGCGATAATCAAGTGGATGTTTTGAAAAAAGCGATGGAAATCAATATAGACAATCAACCTCTTTTTGATGTATTTCAAGTTACGTATAACATATTAGAACAAAGTTTATCAAGTATTTTGGATATTCTAAAAGAGAAAGGCAGCCGAATTATCATTAAAGAAGGGTTGGCTAATGGCAGACTTTTACCTAATACAAATTTTCCGCATTATCAAAAAATGTATGGATTATTGGAACAACTTGCCACTAAATACAGGGTTGGTATTGATGCCGTTGCATTGCGTTTTTGTATGCAAACAACTGAACCTTTTATGATATTAAGTGGTGCAGGAGATACGCATCAACTGCAAGAAAACTGGAAAGTAAATGATTTTAAATTATCTGATGAAGAATTAAAGCAACTTCAATTTTTTGGTGTTAAATCCACTGATTATTGGTCAGAACGAAAACAATTAGAATGGAATTAA
- a CDS encoding DEAD/DEAH box helicase produces the protein MNPKHLPQNILKNLGIEQLNEMQEMAQDAILHDNNILLLSPTGSGKTLAFLLPVLELLQPEILSVQCLILVPSRELGLQIEQVWKKMGTDYKVNVCYGGHSIDTEIKNLSNPPAVLIGTPGRIADHIERGTFRLDKIQTMILDEFDKSLQLGFHEQMSFIIGKLPKLNKRVLVSATSDIEIPKYTRVVNPTILDFIPEEEENDSNLAMRLVVSKEKDKIGTLFNLICSLKSESAIVFCNHRDAAERISDTLNEKGIYATYYHGGMDQDERERALIQFRNGSMSYLITTDLAARGLDIPEMNHVIHYHLPSKGDEFTHRNGRTARMLASGTAYILTHDSEKKADYLDYSIPVLEVEIAKNIPKPPQFQTIYISGGKKNKLNKIDIVGFFSQKGKLEKGDLGLIEVKDFISFAAVKFGKVQELLKNIRDEKMKGKKFKIEVARKVIKKVEEEK, from the coding sequence ATGAATCCAAAGCACCTTCCACAAAATATTCTTAAAAATTTAGGAATAGAACAACTAAACGAAATGCAAGAAATGGCACAAGATGCTATTTTACATGATAATAATATATTGTTATTGTCACCTACGGGTTCTGGAAAAACATTAGCTTTTTTGTTGCCTGTTTTGGAGTTGTTGCAACCTGAGATTTTGTCTGTTCAATGTCTGATACTTGTTCCTTCACGTGAGTTAGGATTACAAATAGAACAGGTTTGGAAAAAAATGGGAACGGATTATAAAGTGAATGTATGCTACGGTGGACATTCTATAGATACTGAAATTAAAAACTTAAGCAATCCACCAGCTGTTTTAATTGGAACTCCTGGGCGTATTGCAGATCATATAGAAAGAGGAACTTTTCGTTTGGATAAAATCCAAACCATGATTTTGGATGAATTTGACAAGTCGTTGCAATTGGGCTTCCATGAGCAAATGTCTTTTATCATTGGGAAATTACCAAAGTTGAATAAACGCGTTTTAGTATCCGCAACTTCTGATATTGAGATTCCAAAATATACAAGAGTTGTCAATCCTACTATTTTAGACTTTATTCCTGAAGAGGAAGAAAATGATAGCAATCTTGCCATGCGATTAGTGGTTTCTAAGGAAAAAGATAAAATTGGGACTTTGTTCAATTTGATTTGTTCGTTAAAATCCGAGTCGGCGATTGTTTTTTGCAACCATCGTGATGCAGCAGAACGCATTAGTGATACACTAAACGAAAAAGGAATTTATGCTACATATTATCATGGTGGGATGGATCAAGATGAGCGTGAGCGTGCTTTGATTCAGTTTCGTAATGGTAGTATGAGTTATTTAATCACTACTGATTTAGCCGCCCGTGGTTTGGATATTCCAGAGATGAACCACGTAATTCATTATCATTTGCCTTCTAAAGGGGATGAATTTACACATCGTAATGGACGTACTGCACGTATGTTAGCCTCAGGGACAGCCTATATTTTGACACATGACAGTGAGAAAAAAGCAGATTATTTAGATTATTCGATTCCGGTTTTGGAAGTAGAAATTGCTAAAAACATCCCAAAACCGCCACAATTTCAAACGATTTACATCAGTGGTGGAAAGAAAAATAAATTAAATAAAATTGACATCGTAGGTTTCTTTTCTCAAAAAGGAAAACTAGAAAAAGGTGATTTAGGTTTAATCGAGGTGAAAGATTTTATTTCATTCGCAGCAGTAAAATTCGGAAAAGTACAGGAACTTTTGAAAAATATTCGAGACGAAAAAATGAAAGGTAAAAAATTCAAAATTGAAGTCGCTAGAAAAGTGATTAAGAAAGTAGAGGAGGAGAAGTAG
- a CDS encoding NUDIX domain-containing protein — MYKVFVNDKPLFLTNKISKETDFQLFLLESIDIKQLIVKIFQNKIQKAYLYHPDESEILKTLKTKIPVNKAGGGLVYNKKGEVLFIFRNGKWDLPKGGTEKGEDIEQTAMREVEEETGVNQLRVTNKLQKTYHVFKRNGIYKLKITHWFEMQSDFEGVPVGQLDEGIEKVAWINPNDIPDVLKNSYENIKLLFEEEKKINI, encoded by the coding sequence ATGTATAAAGTTTTTGTGAACGACAAACCACTTTTTTTGACAAATAAAATATCAAAAGAAACCGATTTTCAATTATTTCTCCTTGAAAGTATTGATATTAAGCAACTTATTGTCAAAATTTTTCAAAATAAAATTCAAAAAGCCTATCTCTATCATCCTGATGAGAGCGAAATTTTGAAAACTTTAAAGACGAAAATTCCTGTAAATAAAGCAGGTGGAGGCTTGGTCTACAATAAAAAAGGGGAAGTTCTTTTTATTTTTAGGAACGGAAAATGGGATTTACCCAAAGGTGGTACAGAAAAAGGAGAAGATATTGAGCAAACTGCCATGCGTGAGGTCGAGGAGGAGACTGGAGTCAATCAATTAAGAGTAACTAATAAGCTTCAAAAGACCTATCACGTTTTTAAACGTAATGGTATTTATAAGTTAAAGATTACGCATTGGTTCGAAATGCAATCCGACTTTGAAGGGGTTCCAGTAGGACAATTAGACGAAGGAATCGAAAAAGTAGCTTGGATTAACCCAAATGACATTCCAGACGTGTTGAAAAATTCCTACGAAAATATTAAATTATTGTTTGAAGAAGAAAAAAAGATAAATATTTAA